TGGACGTTCGCGCCAAGCGCATCAACGAAGAAATGAAAGTGGCTGCTGCCAACGCCCTGCGTGAACTGGCCAAGCTGCCAGTGCCTCAGGAAGTGTGCGATGCCTACGGCGGCATCAAGCTGGAATTCGGTCGTGAGTACATCATCCCGAAACCAATGGATGCCCGTCTGATCACCCTGATCTCCGATGCCGTGGCCAAGGCTGCAATCGAGACCGGCGTGGCGACCCTGCCGTATCCGAAGAACTACCCGCTGAAAAGCGTGGATGACGTGTTCAACGGCTAAGCCGTTGTAGCGCTTCAACCAAAGGCCCCGGCTCATTCTGAGTCGGGGCTTTTTTGTATCTGAGTGGTTTGCAGGCAGGCAATAAAAAGCCCCGCACTTCTTTCGAAGGCGGGGCTTTTTGGTGTTGCGGCGATCAGAACAAATCGATCGGCGCCGCTTCGTCCGCTGGTAGTGGGCTGCCCGGCACATTGCCGTTACCCAGCTCGTTCACCGACGGTGGCGTATCTTCGGCCTTGAACAGCTCAAAGTAGGCGCCTGGCGTGCTTGGGGTGGCTGCACGACCGCTGACCGGGTCGACCCGCAGGCTAAGGATGCCTTCAGGTTCCGGCTGGGTATGGGCTGGCTTGCCTTTGAGGGCAGCGCCCATGTAGTTCATCCAGATCGGCAGGGCGACGGTGCCGCCGAACTCGCGTTTACCCAGGCTTTCCGGTTGGTCGAAGCCGGTCCAGACGGTGGTCACGTAATCGGCGTTGTAGCCGGAGAACCAGGCGTCCTTGGATTCGTTGGTGGTGCCGGTCTTGCCCGCAATGTCACTGCGGCCCAAGGCCAGCGCACGACGGCCAGTACCGAGCTTGATCACGTCCTCAAGCATGCTGTTGAGGATGTAGGTGGTGCGACCATCGATGATACGTTCGGCCACCGCTGGCGTTTGTGACACTGGCTGGGCGCCCGGCGCTTCGCCTGGGATGGCGTTGACGGTGAAGGTATTGGCGGCCGGCACGGCGATGCCGTCGCTGACTACGTTGCCTTTCGGAACGCTCGGCGGGTTGGCAACGAACAGTGTGTCGCCATTGCGGCTTTCAATCTTGTCGATGATATACGGGGAAATCTTGTAGCCGCCGTTGGCGAAGGTGCTCCAGCCAGTGGCGATTTCCATTGGCGTCAGGGTTGCGGTGCCCAATGCCAGGGACAGGTTGCGTGGCAGGTCCTGCTTGTTGAAGCCGAACTTGCTGATGTAGTCGATGGTGCGGTCGACGCCCAGCGCTTGCAGCAGGCGGATCGATACCAGGTTGCGCGACTTGTAGAGCGCTTCACGCATGCGGATAGGGCCGAGGAAGGTGTTGGTGTCGTTCTTCGGGCGCCAGACCTTGTCCAGGTACTCGTCGACGAACACGATCGGTGCGTCGTTCACCAGGCTGGCGGCGGTGTAGCCGTTATCCAGGGCGGCACTATAGACGAACGGCTTGAAGCTCGAACCTGGCTGGCGCTTGGCCTGCATGGCGCGGTTGTAGTTGCTCTGCTCGAAGGCAAAACCGCCGACCAGGGAACGAATGGCACCGTTCTGCGGATCGAGGGACACCAGTGCGCCCTGGGCCTGCGGAATCTGGCTGAATTTGAGCGAATTGTCCGGCTGACGTTGTACGCGAATCAGATCGCCGACCTGCGCGACGTCCGACGGCTGCTTCGGATTGGCGCCCATGCTGTTGGTGTTCAGGAACGGACGAGCCCACTTCATGGTGTCCCAGGCAACGTGTTCTTCGCCGGTGCGGGTCAGCACCTGCACGCCGTTCTTGTCGACCTGGGTCACGATCGCCGGCTCCAGGCTGCTGATGGTCCGCTGCTTGGTCAGTTCCTGGGTCCAGGCCTCTCGGGTTTTACCCGGCAGGCGTGACTCGGGGCCGCGATAACCGTGCCGTTGATCGTAGGTCATCAAGCCTTCGTGAACCGCGCTGTTGGCCATTTCCTGCAAATCGCTCGGCACCGTGGTGGTGACGCGGAAACCTTCGGTGTACGCATCGCTGCCATAGCGACCGACCATTTCGGCGCGGGCCATTTCGGCGACGTACGGTGCGTTCACTTCCGGAGTCGGCACGTGATAGCTGGCGTTCAGCGGTTCGTTGATCGCCGCGGTGTAGTCGGCTTCGGTGATCTTGCCGAGCTTGTACATGCGCCCCAGGATCCAGTCGCGACGCTCCTTGCTGCGGGCCGGGTTGGCCAGCGGGTTGAAGCGCGACGGGGCTTTTGGCAGACCGGCGATCATCGCCATCTGCGCCAGGCTGACGTCACGAATCGACTTGCCGTAATAGACCTGCGCCGCTGCCTCGATGCCATAGGCGCGGTTGCCCAGATAAATCTTGTTGACGTACAGCTCGAGGATTTCGTCCTTGGTCAGCTGCCGTTCGATCTGCAGGGCCAGGAGGATTTCGGTGGTTTTGCGCGAGAAGCTGCGTTCGCTGCTCAGGAAGAAGTTCTTCGCCACCTGCATGGTGATGGTGCTGCCGCCGGACTGAATGTGTCCGCTCTTTACCAGCTGGGTGGCGGCACGCATCAGGCTGCTGGGATCGACGCCGTAGTGGTTGGCGAAATTGTCGTCTTCAGCACTTAGTAACGCATTAATGAAATTGGGGGGAATGTCGGCGAAACGGATCGGCGTACGGCGCATTTCGCCAAATTCTGCGATCAACTTGTTGTCGCTGCTGTACACCCGCAAAGGAATCTGCAACTGAATGCTTCTCAGCGCCTCCACAGATGGCAATCCAGGGCTAAGGTAAAGAAAGGCGCCGCTCAGACCCAGGAGCAGTCCGCAGAAAACGGCGACGATGGACCAACCGAAGAATTTCAGCAGACGAATCAAGGCTTTTGGATATCCAGGGCAAAGAATGAATTAGGCATCAGGGTTCAGGCTATAAAGAGAATGACCCGCGCTTGCAGTGAAAGCGGAAAAACGCTCGGCATTATAAGCATTTTTCCGCAGGGAGCGTCATTTGCGCTTCTGTCAAGACGGGGGGTATTGAACGCAATGGATATTACAGAGTCCGTAACTCACGGATAGTCATAGGGAATTGGTAGTGCTAGGACTCTTCAATAAAAAAACCAATGCGCTTCTGGGGATCGACATCAGCTCTACGTCGGTGAAGCTGTTGGAGTTAAGCCGCCAAGGCGACCGTTATCGGGTCGAGGCCTATGCGGTCGAGCCGCTGCCCGCCAGTGCCGTGGTCGAAAAAAATATTGCCGAGCTCGAAGGCGTGGGGCAGGCCCTTGCGCGCGTGCTGCTCAAGGCCAAAACCAGCCAGAGGAACGTCGCCGTGGCGGTCGCCGGCTCGGCGGTGATCACCAAGACCATCGAGATGGACGCCGGTCTTTCCGACGACGAGATGGAAAACCAGCTGAAGATCGAGGCCGATCAGTACATCCCGTATCCGCTGGATGAAGTGGCGATCGACTTTGAAGTGCAAGGCGCGTCAGTGCGCAACCCCGAGCGGGTCAATGTGCTGCTGGCCGCCTGTCGCAAGGAAAACGTCGAGGTTCGTGAAGCGGCCCTGGCCTTGGCCGGGCTGACCGCGCGAGTAGTCGATGTCGAAGCCTATGCCCTGGAGCGAGCGTTCGGCTTGCTGGCAACCCAGCTGGCCGCCTCTCAGGAGCATCTGACCGTGGCGGTAGTCGATATCGGCGCCACCATGACCACCCTGAGCGTGTTGAATAATGGGCGGATCATCTACACCCGCGAACAATTGTTCGGCGGCCGACAACTGACGGAAGAAATCCAGCGCCGTTATGGCCTGACGGTCGAGCAGGCTGGGTTGGCGAAGAAACAGGGTGGTTTGCCGGACGATTACGTCAGTGAGGTCTTGCAGCCGTTTCGGGATGCGTTGGTGCAACAAGTATCGCGCTCATTGCAGTTTTTCTTTGCCTCCGGCCAATACAGCTCGGTCGATCACATTCTCCTGGCCGGCGGCACTGCCTCGGTCCCAGGGCTGGATCGGTTGATCGAGCAGCGTCTGGGTACGCCGACCCAGGTCGCTAACCCATTCTCCGACATGACCCTGAGCAGCAGGGTCAACGCCAGTGCCCTGGCGAGCGATGCGCCGGCACTGATGATCGCCTGCGGGCTGGCCCTCAGGAGTTTCGACTGATGGCACGGATCAATCTTTTACCCTGGCGTGAAGAGTTGCGCGAAGCACGGCGCAAACGCTTTTTGCTGGCGTTGGCCGGTGTGCTGGCAGGGTCGGTGGGGGCACTGCTGATCACGGACCAGGTCATTAACAGCGCCATAGATCAACAAGTCGCGCGTAACGATTACATCGCCAAGCAGATTGCCGTGGTCGACGAACGGATCAAGCAGATCAGCGATCTGAAGGCTCGTCGCCAGCAGCTCGTCGAGCGCATGCGCATCATCCAGGACCTGCAAGGCAACCGGCCGATCAGCGGGAGGATCTTCGATCAGTTGGCGCGCACCTTGCCGGACGGCGTGTATTTCACCGAAGTGAAAATGGTCGGCAAGACCTTGTCCATCACCGGCGCGGCGGAGTCCAACAATCGTGTTTCGGATTTGATGCGCAATCTAGATGCATCCGACTGGTTTGATGCGCCCAATCTCACGGAAGTCAAAGCGACCACCGCCGGTCAGCTGGATCAGGCCAATATTTTTCAGTTGACCGTCCGTCAGACTCAGCCGGCAATTGTGGGGGTGGCTAAATGAGGCTGTCCGAATGGCTCGAAGGGTTGCGCCAGATCGACATCAGCGATCTGGACACCAACAACATGGGTTCCTGGCCAAGGGCGATCAAGGTTCTTGCGAGTGTTCTGCTGATGGTGCTGGTGATGGCTCTGGGCTATAGCTTCCTGATCAGCGACCTGGAAAGCCACCTGGAACTCAAGCGTGAGGAGGAGTCGACGCTCAAGGAGCAGTTTGCGACCAAAGCCCACATGGCGGCCAATCTTGAGCTGTATACCCAGCAGATGAAGGAAATGGAGAACTCCTTCGGCAT
The Pseudomonas sp. GR 6-02 genome window above contains:
- a CDS encoding penicillin-binding protein 1A; this translates as MIRLLKFFGWSIVAVFCGLLLGLSGAFLYLSPGLPSVEALRSIQLQIPLRVYSSDNKLIAEFGEMRRTPIRFADIPPNFINALLSAEDDNFANHYGVDPSSLMRAATQLVKSGHIQSGGSTITMQVAKNFFLSSERSFSRKTTEILLALQIERQLTKDEILELYVNKIYLGNRAYGIEAAAQVYYGKSIRDVSLAQMAMIAGLPKAPSRFNPLANPARSKERRDWILGRMYKLGKITEADYTAAINEPLNASYHVPTPEVNAPYVAEMARAEMVGRYGSDAYTEGFRVTTTVPSDLQEMANSAVHEGLMTYDQRHGYRGPESRLPGKTREAWTQELTKQRTISSLEPAIVTQVDKNGVQVLTRTGEEHVAWDTMKWARPFLNTNSMGANPKQPSDVAQVGDLIRVQRQPDNSLKFSQIPQAQGALVSLDPQNGAIRSLVGGFAFEQSNYNRAMQAKRQPGSSFKPFVYSAALDNGYTAASLVNDAPIVFVDEYLDKVWRPKNDTNTFLGPIRMREALYKSRNLVSIRLLQALGVDRTIDYISKFGFNKQDLPRNLSLALGTATLTPMEIATGWSTFANGGYKISPYIIDKIESRNGDTLFVANPPSVPKGNVVSDGIAVPAANTFTVNAIPGEAPGAQPVSQTPAVAERIIDGRTTYILNSMLEDVIKLGTGRRALALGRSDIAGKTGTTNESKDAWFSGYNADYVTTVWTGFDQPESLGKREFGGTVALPIWMNYMGAALKGKPAHTQPEPEGILSLRVDPVSGRAATPSTPGAYFELFKAEDTPPSVNELGNGNVPGSPLPADEAAPIDLF
- a CDS encoding PilN domain-containing protein encodes the protein MARINLLPWREELREARRKRFLLALAGVLAGSVGALLITDQVINSAIDQQVARNDYIAKQIAVVDERIKQISDLKARRQQLVERMRIIQDLQGNRPISGRIFDQLARTLPDGVYFTEVKMVGKTLSITGAAESNNRVSDLMRNLDASDWFDAPNLTEVKATTAGQLDQANIFQLTVRQTQPAIVGVAK
- a CDS encoding pilus assembly protein PilM, with protein sequence MLGLFNKKTNALLGIDISSTSVKLLELSRQGDRYRVEAYAVEPLPASAVVEKNIAELEGVGQALARVLLKAKTSQRNVAVAVAGSAVITKTIEMDAGLSDDEMENQLKIEADQYIPYPLDEVAIDFEVQGASVRNPERVNVLLAACRKENVEVREAALALAGLTARVVDVEAYALERAFGLLATQLAASQEHLTVAVVDIGATMTTLSVLNNGRIIYTREQLFGGRQLTEEIQRRYGLTVEQAGLAKKQGGLPDDYVSEVLQPFRDALVQQVSRSLQFFFASGQYSSVDHILLAGGTASVPGLDRLIEQRLGTPTQVANPFSDMTLSSRVNASALASDAPALMIACGLALRSFD